A stretch of Anaeromyxobacter dehalogenans 2CP-1 DNA encodes these proteins:
- the fusA gene encoding elongation factor G — translation MYTDFSKLRNIGISAHIDSGKTTLTERILFYTKRIHAIHEVKGKDGVGATMDSMELERERGITIASAATHCEWKGLHLNIIDTPGHVDFTIEVERSLRVLDGAILVLCSVAGVQSQSLTVDRQMRRYNVPRLAFVNKCDRSGANPLRVKDQLREKLQHNPVLMQLPIGLEDKFEGVVDLVKMKAFRFSGDDGEVITESEIPADMQADAAKAREELLDAASMFSDELTEAILEERVTEDLIKAAVRKGTLSLKLTPVFMGSAYKNKAVQKLLDGVVDYLPDPTEVVNEAHDLTKDEEKVALTIDNGKPTVALAFKLEDGRYGQLTYLRIYQGKLSRDMFITNMRTKKDHRIGRLVRMHSDQMEDIDAAGSGDIVAMFGVDCNSGDTFTDGTVKLNMTSMHVPEPVIALSIKPVDSKSETNMGKALRRFTREDPTFRAGLDEESGETIIRGMGELHLEVYIERMKREYNCIVEVSPPQVAYRETVSQRADFAYTHKKQTGGSGQFGRVCGYIEPCEQQFEFVDDVVGGAIPREFISAVEKGFRSMLAKGRLLGFPVVNTRVVINDGASHAVDSSDIAFQEAARGAWREGFDRAKPRLLEPIMRVVCEGPAEFSGGILGTLMQRRAMIVGSQDDGGLARIEAEVPLAEMFGYSTTLRSATQGKAEFSMEFSRYLPVPAAMAEELMSKAAKAKAEGGKK, via the coding sequence GTGTACACGGATTTCTCGAAGCTCCGGAACATCGGGATCTCGGCCCACATCGACAGCGGTAAGACCACGCTGACGGAGCGGATCCTCTTCTATACGAAGCGCATCCACGCCATCCACGAGGTGAAGGGCAAGGACGGCGTCGGCGCGACGATGGACTCGATGGAGCTCGAGCGCGAGCGCGGCATCACCATCGCCTCGGCCGCGACGCACTGCGAGTGGAAGGGGCTCCACCTCAACATCATCGACACCCCCGGCCACGTGGACTTCACCATCGAGGTGGAGCGGTCGCTGCGCGTCCTCGACGGCGCCATCCTCGTGCTCTGCTCGGTGGCCGGCGTCCAGAGCCAGTCGCTCACCGTGGACCGCCAGATGCGGCGCTACAACGTGCCGCGCCTCGCGTTCGTCAACAAGTGCGATCGCTCCGGCGCGAACCCGCTCCGCGTGAAGGATCAGCTCCGCGAGAAGCTCCAGCACAACCCGGTGCTGATGCAGCTCCCCATCGGCCTCGAGGACAAGTTCGAGGGCGTCGTCGACCTCGTGAAGATGAAGGCGTTCCGCTTCAGCGGCGACGACGGCGAGGTCATCACCGAGTCCGAGATCCCGGCCGACATGCAGGCCGACGCGGCCAAGGCGCGCGAGGAGCTGCTCGACGCGGCGTCGATGTTCTCCGACGAGCTCACCGAGGCGATCCTCGAGGAGCGCGTCACCGAGGACCTGATCAAGGCGGCCGTCCGCAAGGGCACGCTCTCGCTCAAGCTCACCCCGGTGTTCATGGGCTCGGCCTACAAGAACAAGGCCGTCCAGAAGCTGCTCGACGGCGTGGTGGACTACCTCCCGGATCCGACCGAGGTGGTGAACGAGGCCCACGACCTCACCAAGGACGAGGAGAAGGTCGCCCTCACCATCGACAACGGCAAGCCGACGGTCGCGCTGGCGTTCAAGCTCGAGGACGGGCGCTACGGCCAGCTCACCTACCTGCGCATCTACCAGGGCAAGCTCTCGCGCGACATGTTCATCACGAACATGCGCACCAAGAAGGACCACCGCATCGGCCGGCTGGTGCGCATGCACTCCGACCAGATGGAGGACATCGACGCCGCCGGCTCCGGCGACATCGTCGCGATGTTCGGCGTGGACTGCAACTCGGGCGACACGTTCACCGACGGCACGGTCAAGCTGAACATGACCTCGATGCACGTGCCCGAGCCGGTGATCGCGCTCTCCATCAAGCCGGTCGACTCGAAGAGCGAGACCAACATGGGCAAGGCGCTCCGGCGCTTCACCCGCGAGGACCCGACCTTCCGCGCCGGCCTGGACGAGGAGAGCGGCGAGACCATCATCCGCGGCATGGGCGAGCTGCACCTCGAGGTCTACATCGAGCGCATGAAGCGCGAGTACAACTGCATCGTCGAGGTGTCGCCGCCGCAGGTGGCGTACCGCGAGACGGTCAGCCAGCGCGCCGACTTCGCCTACACGCACAAGAAGCAGACCGGCGGCTCCGGCCAGTTCGGCCGCGTGTGCGGCTACATCGAGCCGTGCGAGCAGCAGTTCGAGTTCGTGGACGACGTGGTGGGCGGCGCGATCCCGCGCGAGTTCATCTCCGCGGTGGAGAAGGGCTTCCGCTCGATGCTCGCGAAGGGCCGCCTGCTCGGGTTCCCGGTGGTGAACACGCGCGTCGTCATCAACGACGGCGCCAGCCACGCCGTGGACTCGTCGGACATCGCGTTCCAGGAGGCCGCCCGCGGCGCCTGGCGCGAGGGCTTCGACCGCGCCAAGCCGCGCCTCCTCGAGCCCATCATGCGGGTGGTGTGCGAGGGCCCGGCGGAGTTCTCCGGCGGCATCCTGGGCACGCTCATGCAGCGGCGCGCCATGATCGTCGGCTCGCAGGACGACGGCGGTCTGGCCCGCATCGAGGCCGAGGTGCCGCTCGCCGAGATGTTCGGCTACTCGACGACCCTCCGGTCGGCGACGCAGGGCAAGGCCGAGTTCAGCATGGAGTTCTCGCGCTACCTGCCGGTCCCGGCGGCCATGGCCGAGGAGCTCATGTCGAAGGCGGCCAAGGCGAAGGCCGAGGGCGGGAAGAAGTAG
- a CDS encoding SRPBCC family protein, with translation MPDIIHRIAIRAPAAKVYEALATVEGVGGWWTRDAKGRSAPGGTLQFMFHRPDGTELGAMEFEVLELKPEREVRWRCTGGPPEWIGTEVAFRLSREDEQTVIAFGHRGWREVSEFTAHCSMKWATFLLSLRAFVETGKGRPAPDDLKIDTWN, from the coding sequence ATGCCGGACATCATTCACAGGATCGCAATCCGGGCACCCGCCGCGAAGGTCTACGAGGCCCTCGCCACGGTGGAGGGGGTCGGGGGCTGGTGGACGCGGGACGCGAAGGGGCGCTCCGCGCCCGGCGGGACGCTGCAGTTCATGTTCCACCGGCCGGACGGGACCGAGCTCGGCGCGATGGAGTTCGAGGTGCTCGAGCTGAAGCCGGAGCGCGAGGTGCGCTGGCGCTGCACGGGCGGGCCGCCGGAGTGGATCGGCACGGAGGTGGCGTTCCGGCTCTCCCGCGAGGACGAGCAGACGGTGATCGCGTTCGGTCACCGGGGCTGGCGCGAGGTGTCGGAGTTCACGGCCCACTGCTCCATGAAGTGGGCCACGTTCCTGCTGAGCCTCAGGGCGTTCGTCGAGACCGGCAAGGGCAGGCCGGCCCCCGACGACCTCAAGATCGACACCTGGAACTGA
- a CDS encoding alpha/beta hydrolase family esterase: protein MRRSLSWCVALLGMAASIACGVSTADPASGLAAPATQAISSSGTPQIEVRTLVSSEIERRYLILAPEVDGDPKLPMLIVMHGWSFSPEATVPVGLEPFALANHVILVVPEGIGLSWNAYGCCPPANVTGVDDVQFIADLIEDVAANHRLDRARVYASGISNGGGMAYRLACERPDLIAAIGSIAGGMGEEECAPGRPVPVIEIHGDADWLSPYPEGYGPIFGNYTRGAPGTVVFWAANNGCALETHKQVTFSSTDVLCEQYRACKADAKAELCTVFGGGHNWPGSDFDLYEMDPDVNWWWGYQTDDIDAHEVIWDFVKEYRLP from the coding sequence ATGAGACGATCACTGTCATGGTGCGTGGCATTGCTCGGCATGGCGGCGTCGATCGCGTGCGGCGTCTCGACCGCGGACCCGGCATCGGGCCTCGCGGCCCCGGCGACGCAGGCGATCTCGTCGAGCGGGACGCCGCAGATCGAGGTGAGGACGCTCGTTTCGAGCGAGATCGAGCGCAGGTACCTGATCCTCGCGCCGGAGGTGGACGGCGACCCCAAGCTCCCCATGCTGATCGTGATGCACGGCTGGAGCTTCTCGCCCGAGGCGACGGTGCCGGTCGGCCTCGAGCCGTTCGCGCTCGCGAACCACGTCATCCTGGTGGTCCCGGAAGGCATCGGCCTCTCCTGGAACGCCTACGGCTGCTGCCCGCCGGCCAACGTCACCGGCGTCGACGACGTCCAGTTCATCGCCGACCTCATCGAGGACGTCGCCGCCAACCACCGCCTCGACCGCGCCCGCGTCTACGCCAGCGGCATCTCGAACGGCGGTGGGATGGCGTACCGCCTCGCCTGCGAGCGGCCCGACCTGATCGCCGCCATCGGGTCCATCGCGGGCGGCATGGGTGAGGAGGAATGCGCGCCCGGCCGGCCCGTGCCGGTCATCGAGATCCACGGCGACGCCGACTGGCTCAGCCCCTACCCGGAAGGCTACGGGCCCATCTTCGGCAACTACACGCGCGGCGCTCCCGGGACCGTCGTGTTCTGGGCCGCCAACAACGGCTGCGCGCTGGAGACCCACAAGCAGGTCACGTTCTCCAGCACGGACGTGCTGTGCGAGCAGTACCGGGCGTGCAAGGCCGACGCGAAGGCGGAGCTGTGCACGGTGTTCGGCGGCGGTCACAACTGGCCGGGCTCAGACTTCGACCTGTACGAGATGGATCCGGACGTCAACTGGTGGTGGGGCTACCAGACCGACGACATCGACGCGCACGAGGTCATCTGGGACTTCGTGAAGGAGTACCGGCTGCCCTGA
- a CDS encoding epoxide hydrolase family protein produces the protein MEPFAIDVPEAVLHDLRERLRATRWPDAVEGAGWDYGADLAYMQELVAYWVDRFDWRAQERRLNQLPQFRARVDGLGIHFVHVRGRGPAPIPLVLTHGWPSSFIELEAVAGPLADPASHGGDARDAFDVVIPSMPGFGFSDRPTARGFVRVDRLWRKLMTQVLGYPWFVAHGTDVGARVTSALGRFQADVVRGIHLGSVDLEWPDPPPDAASMTAAERDYVARCARWEKEQGAYGELQATTPQTAAYGLNDSPAALAAWIVEKYRAWSDCGGEVERRFSKDTLLTNVVVYWATQTINSSMRRYYEVRHDPQPPLRPGERIEAPASIAMFPGERDLLVPREWAERCYHVRRWTNMPRGGHFPALEEPELLVQDLRESFRPLRGS, from the coding sequence GTGGAGCCCTTCGCCATCGACGTTCCCGAGGCCGTCCTGCACGACTTGCGCGAGAGGCTCCGCGCGACGCGCTGGCCCGACGCCGTCGAGGGCGCCGGCTGGGACTACGGCGCGGACCTCGCGTACATGCAGGAGCTGGTGGCGTACTGGGTCGACCGGTTCGACTGGCGCGCGCAGGAGCGCCGCCTGAACCAGCTCCCCCAGTTCCGCGCGCGGGTCGACGGCCTCGGCATCCACTTCGTGCACGTCCGCGGGCGCGGACCGGCCCCCATCCCGCTCGTGCTCACACATGGCTGGCCGAGCTCGTTCATCGAGCTCGAGGCCGTCGCCGGCCCGCTCGCTGACCCCGCCAGCCACGGCGGCGATGCGCGCGACGCGTTCGACGTGGTGATCCCCTCCATGCCCGGCTTCGGTTTCTCCGATCGGCCCACGGCCCGGGGGTTCGTCCGGGTGGACCGGCTCTGGCGCAAGCTGATGACCCAGGTCCTCGGCTACCCCTGGTTCGTGGCGCACGGGACCGACGTCGGCGCGCGCGTGACGAGCGCGCTCGGGCGGTTCCAGGCGGACGTGGTGCGCGGGATCCACCTCGGCTCCGTGGATCTCGAGTGGCCCGACCCGCCGCCCGACGCGGCGAGCATGACCGCCGCGGAGCGGGACTACGTGGCGCGCTGCGCGCGCTGGGAGAAGGAGCAGGGGGCGTACGGCGAGCTCCAGGCCACCACGCCGCAGACCGCCGCGTACGGCCTCAACGACTCGCCCGCCGCGCTCGCGGCCTGGATCGTGGAGAAGTACCGCGCCTGGAGCGACTGCGGCGGCGAGGTGGAGCGCCGGTTCTCCAAGGACACGCTCCTCACCAACGTCGTCGTGTACTGGGCGACGCAGACGATCAACTCCTCGATGCGCCGCTACTACGAGGTGCGCCACGATCCGCAGCCGCCGCTGCGGCCCGGGGAGCGCATCGAGGCGCCCGCTTCCATCGCCATGTTCCCCGGCGAGCGCGACCTCCTCGTCCCGCGCGAATGGGCGGAGCGCTGCTACCACGTCCGCCGCTGGACCAACATGCCGCGCGGCGGCCACTTCCCCGCGCTGGAGGAGCCCGAGCTGCTGGTGCAGGACCTCCGGGAGAGCTTCCGGCCGTTGCGCGGCAGCTGA
- a CDS encoding TetR/AcrR family transcriptional regulator: MARWEPDARGRLERAAMELYRERGYDQTTVAEIAARAGLTERTFFRHFADKREVLFWGAAGLQQLITDGIAGAPPHAAPLDAVAAALESTAPVFEQRRAFARQRQALIAAHPELQEREVMKLTLLAAAAAEALRARGVPEPAASLAAEAGIAVFKVAFEGWIRDEKGRGLPHHLRAALGELGAVLGRRPGSAAPTRAARPRRG; encoded by the coding sequence ATGGCCCGATGGGAACCCGACGCGCGCGGCAGGCTGGAGCGGGCCGCGATGGAGCTCTACCGCGAGCGCGGCTACGACCAGACGACAGTCGCGGAGATCGCCGCGCGCGCGGGGCTGACCGAGCGCACGTTCTTCCGGCACTTCGCCGACAAGCGCGAGGTCCTGTTCTGGGGCGCCGCGGGGCTGCAGCAGCTCATCACCGACGGCATCGCCGGCGCGCCGCCGCACGCTGCGCCGCTCGACGCGGTCGCCGCCGCGCTCGAGTCCACCGCGCCCGTGTTCGAGCAGCGCCGCGCGTTCGCGCGCCAGCGCCAGGCCCTCATCGCGGCCCACCCCGAGCTGCAGGAGCGGGAGGTGATGAAGCTCACGCTGCTCGCCGCGGCCGCCGCCGAGGCGCTGCGCGCGCGTGGCGTCCCCGAGCCGGCGGCGAGCCTGGCCGCGGAGGCCGGGATCGCGGTGTTCAAGGTCGCGTTCGAGGGCTGGATCCGCGACGAGAAGGGGCGGGGCCTGCCGCACCACCTCCGGGCGGCGCTGGGCGAGCTCGGTGCAGTCCTCGGGAGGAGGCCTGGCTCCGCAGCCCCGACGCGGGCGGCGAGGCCGAGACGCGGGTAG
- a CDS encoding DUF1697 domain-containing protein, translating into MSRYLVLLRGINVGGKNLIGMPALKAAFEAQGFDDVVTYIQSGNVLVSSPERGPALVPRIEAMLSDAFGYAASVVVLSRAQLRRVVEHAPDGFGTRPERFRYDAIFLKPPLSPAQALERVPVNPEVDEVTAGPGVLYYSRLIPKASQSRMSRIVGTPVYKQMTIRNWNTTARLHELMGE; encoded by the coding sequence ATGAGCCGTTATCTGGTGCTGCTTCGCGGGATCAACGTCGGCGGCAAGAACCTCATCGGCATGCCCGCCTTGAAGGCTGCCTTCGAGGCCCAGGGCTTCGACGACGTCGTGACGTACATCCAGAGCGGCAACGTGCTCGTCTCCTCCCCCGAGCGTGGCCCCGCGCTCGTCCCGCGCATCGAGGCGATGCTCTCGGACGCCTTCGGCTACGCCGCCAGCGTCGTCGTGCTCTCCCGCGCGCAGCTGCGCCGGGTGGTGGAGCACGCACCCGACGGCTTCGGGACGCGGCCCGAGCGCTTCCGCTACGACGCCATCTTCCTGAAGCCCCCGCTGTCGCCCGCCCAGGCGCTCGAGCGCGTCCCGGTGAACCCGGAGGTCGACGAGGTCACCGCCGGCCCCGGGGTCCTCTATTACTCGCGGCTCATCCCGAAGGCCTCGCAGAGCCGCATGAGCCGCATCGTCGGGACGCCCGTCTACAAGCAGATGACGATCCGGAACTGGAACACCACGGCGCGGCTGCACGAGCTGATGGGCGAGTGA
- a CDS encoding SDR family oxidoreductase, whose translation MRVFVTGASGFIGSAVVPELLAAGHQVVGLARSDTSARALAAAGAEVHRGDLEDPDSLRAGADGADGVIHLGFIHDFERFDASIRSDRNAIETLGAVLEGSGRPLVIASGTLGIAPGRVATELIPFDAKGHPRLANALVALSLKDRGVRSAAVRLAPSVHGEGDHGFVRRLVEIAREKGVSGYPGDGSNRWNAVHRLDAARLFRLALESAPAGSVLHAVGEEAVTLRTIAEAIATQLKLPVASVAPEAASDHFGWLGGFVAVDQPASSALTQERMGWRPTHPGLIQDIEAGRYL comes from the coding sequence ATGCGCGTGTTCGTCACCGGTGCGTCCGGCTTCATCGGCTCTGCCGTCGTTCCCGAGCTCCTGGCGGCAGGCCACCAGGTCGTGGGGCTCGCCCGCTCCGACACCTCGGCGCGAGCGCTCGCCGCGGCTGGCGCCGAGGTCCACCGGGGGGACCTCGAGGATCCCGACAGCCTGCGGGCGGGCGCCGACGGAGCCGACGGAGTCATCCACCTCGGCTTCATCCACGACTTCGAGCGCTTCGACGCATCGATCCGCTCCGACCGGAACGCGATCGAGACGCTGGGCGCCGTGCTCGAGGGCTCGGGGCGGCCGCTCGTGATCGCCTCGGGCACGCTGGGCATCGCCCCGGGCCGCGTGGCCACCGAGCTGATCCCCTTCGACGCGAAGGGACACCCCCGCCTCGCGAACGCCCTCGTCGCGCTGAGCCTGAAGGACCGGGGCGTCCGCAGCGCCGCGGTGCGCCTCGCGCCCAGCGTGCACGGCGAGGGCGACCACGGCTTCGTGAGGCGGCTCGTCGAGATCGCCCGGGAGAAGGGCGTTTCGGGGTACCCCGGCGACGGCTCGAACCGCTGGAACGCGGTCCACCGGCTGGACGCGGCCCGGTTGTTCCGCCTCGCTCTCGAGAGCGCGCCCGCCGGCAGCGTCCTGCACGCGGTCGGGGAGGAGGCGGTGACCCTCCGCACCATCGCCGAGGCCATCGCGACGCAGCTGAAGCTCCCCGTGGCCTCTGTCGCTCCCGAGGCCGCGAGCGACCACTTCGGCTGGCTCGGCGGGTTCGTCGCCGTCGACCAGCCGGCCTCCAGCGCGCTGACGCAAGAGCGAATGGGCTGGAGGCCGACGCACCCCGGGCTCATCCAGGACATCGAGGCCGGGCGGTACCTGTAG
- a CDS encoding YqjF family protein produces the protein MTRSPDGAMAGAPPGAVRARLRAAGEAPRPVAGWQRWEEILFLHWSVDPAALRPLVDERLELDLADGRAWVSLTPFTMRDARVRGLPHLPLLTTFHEVNLRTYVRLGGVPGIWFFSLDAASAPAAALARATLGLPYEWADVDRGLEAGRRWYRSRRRGLGGRAAVLEAGWGDGDAMPDPPGALDEFLADRHALYSTLAGALIRVRVRHAPWRLRQVRLDALAQTVTRAAGVEVAERPALARASDGVDVQVLAPELVLARRAAARRTPAAAPR, from the coding sequence GTGACGAGGAGTCCGGACGGAGCGATGGCCGGGGCGCCACCAGGCGCCGTGCGGGCGCGGCTGCGCGCCGCCGGCGAGGCGCCGCGGCCGGTGGCGGGCTGGCAGCGCTGGGAGGAGATCCTGTTCCTGCACTGGTCCGTGGACCCGGCAGCCCTCCGGCCGCTCGTGGACGAGCGGCTGGAGCTCGACCTGGCGGACGGGCGCGCGTGGGTCTCCCTCACGCCGTTCACCATGCGTGACGCCCGCGTCCGCGGCCTCCCGCACCTGCCGCTCCTCACCACCTTCCACGAGGTGAACCTCCGCACCTACGTGCGCCTCGGCGGCGTGCCCGGCATCTGGTTCTTCAGCCTGGACGCGGCGAGCGCCCCGGCGGCCGCGCTCGCCCGCGCCACGCTCGGGCTGCCGTACGAGTGGGCGGACGTGGACCGCGGCCTGGAGGCCGGGCGCCGCTGGTACCGGAGCCGCCGCCGGGGGCTGGGCGGGCGCGCCGCGGTGCTCGAGGCCGGGTGGGGCGACGGCGACGCGATGCCGGATCCGCCGGGCGCGCTCGACGAGTTCCTCGCCGATCGCCACGCGCTCTACTCGACGCTCGCGGGCGCGCTGATCCGCGTGCGGGTCCGGCACGCGCCCTGGCGGCTGCGCCAGGTCCGGCTCGACGCGCTCGCGCAGACGGTCACGCGCGCCGCCGGCGTCGAGGTGGCGGAGCGGCCGGCCCTGGCGCGCGCCTCGGACGGCGTGGACGTGCAGGTGCTCGCGCCGGAGCTCGTCCTCGCGCGGCGCGCGGCCGCCCGGAGGACGCCGGCCGCCGCGCCGCGCTGA
- a CDS encoding metallophosphoesterase family protein yields MRLLFLSDTHLGHDLPARPRTSRPRRGAEFFESFEAALAPARAGEVDAVLHAGDLLYRSRVPAWLSDAALAPLRAVADAGIPVLLLPGNHERGQLPHPLLACHRNLHVFDRPRTVVLEAGGVRVAFAGFPYAREVRGRFAALLDAATAGAPSGDVRVLCLHHCVEGATVGPTDFTFRDGPDVIPRSALPTGFAAVLCGHVHRHQVLRADGVPPVIYAGSTERTSSAEAGETKGIVLLWFSEAGLERYRFRPLPLHAPPPRFRRGAPSPCG; encoded by the coding sequence ATGCGACTCCTCTTCCTCTCCGACACGCACCTCGGCCACGACCTGCCCGCGCGTCCCCGCACGTCGCGGCCGCGGCGCGGGGCCGAGTTCTTCGAGAGCTTCGAGGCGGCGCTCGCGCCCGCCCGCGCCGGCGAGGTGGATGCGGTGCTGCACGCCGGCGACCTCCTGTACCGGAGCCGGGTGCCGGCGTGGCTCTCGGACGCGGCGCTGGCGCCCCTCCGCGCCGTCGCCGACGCGGGGATCCCGGTGCTGCTGCTCCCCGGCAACCACGAACGCGGACAGCTCCCCCACCCGCTCCTCGCGTGCCACCGCAACCTCCACGTGTTCGACCGCCCGCGCACCGTCGTGCTGGAGGCCGGCGGCGTTCGGGTCGCGTTCGCCGGGTTCCCGTACGCGCGCGAGGTGCGGGGCCGCTTCGCGGCCCTCCTCGACGCGGCGACCGCCGGGGCGCCGTCCGGAGACGTGCGGGTCCTCTGCCTCCACCACTGCGTCGAGGGCGCCACCGTCGGGCCCACCGACTTCACCTTCCGCGACGGGCCCGACGTGATCCCGCGCTCTGCCCTGCCGACCGGCTTCGCGGCGGTCCTCTGCGGCCACGTGCACCGGCACCAGGTCCTCCGCGCGGACGGTGTGCCGCCCGTCATCTATGCCGGGTCCACCGAGCGGACCTCGTCGGCCGAGGCCGGCGAGACGAAGGGCATCGTCCTGCTCTGGTTCTCGGAGGCCGGGCTCGAGCGGTACCGGTTCCGCCCGCTCCCCCTGCACGCGCCGCCGCCCCGGTTCCGCCGGGGCGCGCCAAGCCCTTGCGGTTGA
- a CDS encoding EstA family serine hydrolase has translation MAGSIAASLRAHGRLRAQELRVAGLVRPGFEAVRQAFEENFERRGELGAACAVYLRGEKVVDLWGGVRDAATCEPWREDTMALVFSATKGLASLAIALAHSRGLIDFDERVSTYWPEFAQAGKGAITVRQLLAHQAGLFALDERPDARLVADPERLAAVLARQKPAWPAGTRQAYHAITVGLYQGELLRRVDPARRTLGRFFQEELATPLGLEFYIRLPPSIPDARLAPLFRSGRMPLRMLLTMPPALAIAGMNPRSRLRRALQGSELPEQCARGVYARDLEIPAGGGVGTARAMARAYGVFAAGGKELGLREETLRQLMAPPVRPVRGFRDACLKVEIAYALGFAKPSAGYPWGHPSAFGAPGAGGSFGFADPHAGIGFGYVPNRMGMHLDDPRAAALRRAVYGSIGVEDPYRG, from the coding sequence ATGGCGGGTTCGATCGCGGCGTCGCTGAGGGCGCACGGCAGGTTGCGGGCACAGGAGCTCCGCGTCGCTGGCCTGGTCCGTCCGGGCTTCGAGGCGGTGCGGCAGGCGTTCGAGGAGAACTTCGAGCGGCGCGGCGAGCTGGGCGCTGCCTGCGCGGTCTACCTGCGCGGCGAGAAGGTCGTGGACCTCTGGGGCGGCGTCCGCGACGCGGCGACCTGCGAGCCGTGGCGGGAGGACACCATGGCCCTGGTGTTCTCCGCGACGAAGGGCCTGGCGAGCCTCGCCATCGCGCTCGCCCATTCCCGCGGGCTGATCGACTTCGACGAGCGGGTGAGCACGTACTGGCCGGAGTTCGCGCAGGCGGGGAAGGGCGCCATCACGGTCCGGCAGCTGCTCGCGCACCAGGCCGGCCTGTTCGCGCTCGACGAGCGGCCGGACGCAAGGCTCGTCGCGGATCCGGAGCGGCTGGCCGCGGTCCTCGCCCGGCAGAAGCCGGCCTGGCCCGCCGGGACGCGGCAGGCGTACCACGCGATCACCGTGGGCCTCTACCAGGGCGAGCTGCTGCGCCGGGTCGACCCGGCGCGCCGGACGCTGGGCCGCTTCTTCCAGGAGGAGCTGGCGACGCCGCTCGGGCTCGAGTTCTACATCCGGCTCCCGCCGTCGATCCCGGACGCGAGGCTCGCGCCGCTGTTCCGATCCGGGCGCATGCCGCTCCGCATGCTCCTCACCATGCCCCCCGCGCTCGCGATCGCCGGCATGAACCCGCGCTCGCGCCTGCGCCGCGCGCTGCAGGGCTCCGAGCTGCCGGAGCAGTGCGCACGCGGCGTCTACGCGCGCGACCTGGAGATCCCGGCGGGCGGCGGGGTGGGGACGGCGCGCGCCATGGCGCGGGCGTACGGGGTGTTCGCGGCCGGCGGGAAGGAACTCGGCCTGCGAGAGGAGACGCTGCGGCAGCTCATGGCGCCCCCGGTGCGGCCGGTGCGCGGGTTCCGGGACGCGTGCCTGAAGGTGGAGATCGCCTACGCGCTGGGGTTCGCGAAGCCGAGCGCCGGGTACCCGTGGGGCCACCCGAGCGCGTTCGGCGCGCCGGGCGCGGGCGGGTCCTTCGGCTTCGCGGATCCGCACGCCGGGATCGGCTTCGGCTACGTCCCCAACCGGATGGGCATGCACCTCGACGATCCGAGGGCGGCCGCGCTGCGGCGCGCGGTGTACGGATCGATCGGCGTCGAGGACCCGTACCGCGGCTGA